AGGCCTCGCCCGCGACATCGAGCGCGTCACCAGGCTCGACGAGCTGACGCAGTCGGCGTCGCGCATGGTCGACGTCATCCGGGGGCTGGCCGACTCCGGCGCCGGCGCCGTCGAGATCGGCCGGGTCGTGGCGGAGCTGAACGACCGCATCGTGCGCCGGCTCCTTGCCCTCGTCGAGGAGTCGCTCGCCGTAGGATCGGGGCAGCGCCCGCCCGCGCCCTATTCTTGGCTGGCGGCGGGCAGCGAGGGCCGCCGTGAGCAGACGCTCAAGACGGATCAGGACAACGGGCTCGTCTACGCGGATCCGGACCCCGGGGATGCGGCCCCCTGCGAGGCGTACTTCGGGCGGCTGGGAGCCGCTGCGGCTGAGGGGCTCAGCCGGCTAGGTTATCCCCCGTGTCCCGGCGGGTTCATGGCCTCCAACCCGCGCTGGTGCCGGCCCCTGTCCGCGTGGCGGGCCGAGGTCGACTCGTGGCTCGAGGCCGCGGACCCGCAGCGGCTCCTCTTCGCGTCGGTGTTCTGCGACATGCGGCCGGTGGCTGGGGACGAGCGTCCCGGCCTGACCCTCTGGCAGTCGATCTGCGAGCGGGCGCCGCACTCCCCGCTGTTCCTCCGCTTCATGGCGCTCAGCGCCCTCGAGCGCGCGCCGGCGCTCGACCTGCTCGGTCGCCTCGCCGTACCCCGCCGGGGGCCGCATCGCGGCACGCTCGACCTCAAAGCTTCGGCATTGCTCCCTGTCAGCCAAGCCATGCGGGTGTACGCGCTCTCGCTCGGCATCCCCGAGACCAACACGATGGACCGGCTCCGGGCGAGCGAGGAGCGCGGCGCGCTGCCCGCCGTCGAGAGCCGTGATGTCCGGGAGGCCTACGCGGTGGTGGCGCGCCTTCGGCTGCGGCATCAGCTCGACAGTCTGGCCGCGGGACGAGCACCCGACAACCGCATCGACCCGGGGACCCTGGCTCGGACCGACCGAGCCCTGCTCAAGGAAGCGTTCAAGGCCATCGCTTGGCTTCAGCGGTTGCTCGAGGACCGCTTCCAGACAAACCTCGTGAGCTAGGCGTCGATGCCGCGCCGACGGTTCGAGCGGAGGCTAGTCACCGGGGTGCTGGCGCTCTTCGTCCCGCCCGCAGGGCTGGCCGTCGCCGCCGTGCTGGCCCTCCGCCAACACGGGGCGCTCGCCGACCCGGCGACCTTGGCCACCGTGCTGGTGATCGGCTCGCTCGCGTTGACGGCCTATCTGGCGCTCGCGGCGATGGCTCTCGGCCGCGTGCTCGGCCGTTCACTCCGCACGGTCGCGCACAGCGTCGAACTCATGGCCACCGTGAACCCCGATCACCGGATCGAGCTTCACACCGGCGACGAGATCGAGGACCTTGCGGAAGACGTCAATCGGCTCGCCGACCGTTGGGGCGC
This window of the Candidatus Methylomirabilota bacterium genome carries:
- a CDS encoding DUF294 nucleotidyltransferase-like domain-containing protein, with protein sequence MTAAPTGGGDSALLGRRARDLARRPVVSCGPDVPVSEASRLMSRQGVGSVVVTDAGAPVGIVTDRDLRNRVLAAGLPETTTVRTIMSAPLRVVAASSLGLEALLEMTRHGIHHLGVVEDGRLLGMISSHDFLSLQSVHPVGLARDIERVTRLDELTQSASRMVDVIRGLADSGAGAVEIGRVVAELNDRIVRRLLALVEESLAVGSGQRPPAPYSWLAAGSEGRREQTLKTDQDNGLVYADPDPGDAAPCEAYFGRLGAAAAEGLSRLGYPPCPGGFMASNPRWCRPLSAWRAEVDSWLEAADPQRLLFASVFCDMRPVAGDERPGLTLWQSICERAPHSPLFLRFMALSALERAPALDLLGRLAVPRRGPHRGTLDLKASALLPVSQAMRVYALSLGIPETNTMDRLRASEERGALPAVESRDVREAYAVVARLRLRHQLDSLAAGRAPDNRIDPGTLARTDRALLKEAFKAIAWLQRLLEDRFQTNLVS